GAACCAGGGCGACACCACCCTCCCAGAACTGTGCGTCTCAAGGTTCCACGACCCCCACCTGTCTCAATAGAGAAACGTACTCGTACCTCACTTGTACTTAAACTTCATGTCAAGCCTGGCAACCTTAAAGAAATCTTATCTCgcaaaaagagagaaaagagaaggcAGCCAGGTAGTGCCACGCGCCCGACCCCTCAACGACCAGCCCTGGCTGCgactccagctccagctgccAGAGCCAACCTTACAGCTGCAGCTATATCTAACCTTCCCACGCCTTTCACATCGGACAACTACTCACAACCATTTTATTCATTTTATGATCGCGAGGCCGATGAGATGAAGGGGAAGCCTTACGGCGGCATATTGACCGAAGCCGAGGCCGACACATCCAAGACTCTCcctgatgaggatgatcgAAACAAGTTCACCTCTACTCTAAAGAAAGCCGAGGATGACTGGAGAGCGCGTCTTCTGCTGGCCATGCAAGAAGACCCAAACCCTCCTGTGCGAAAGTCGAAAAAGGCCGGCAACAACGGCAGTGAGATCGAATGCATCGATTTTGGCGGCTGGGAAATCGATACTTGGTATGCTGCGCCGTATCCTGCCGAATACAGCATAAATCGCGTGCTGTACATTTGCGAGTTCTGTCTGAAGTACATGAACTCTGACTACGTTGCTTGGAGGCACAAACTCAAATGCCCAGCCAAGCATCCACCAGGAGACGAGATCTATCGTCATGGATCAGTCTCGGTTTTCGAAGTTGACGGTCGCAAGAATCCGGTCTACTGCCAGAATCTGTGTCTTCTTGCCAAGCTGTTCCTGGGTTCGAAAACTTTGTATTACGACGTTGAACCCTTCCTTTTCTATGTTTTATGCGAATACAACGAAACAGGTTACCACTTTGTGGGATACTTTTCCAAAGAAAAGAGGGCTAGCAGCCAGAACAATGTCTCATGTATTCTGACATTACCAATACACCAACGAAAAGGTTATGGCAACTTGCTTATAGACTTTTCCTACTTACTCACCAAAGTGGAGGAGAAGACGGGTTCGCCCGAGAAGCCTCTCTCTGATATGGGCCTGGTCTCATATCGCAATTACTGGCGACTGGTTCTGTGTCGATACTTTTTGAAGGTGATGGAGAATGAGAAACACGCAACAGAAGGGCTCAGCATAAAACGGATATCCGCCGATACCGGCATGACCCCGGACGATGTCATTTCTGCATTGGAAGGTCTTAGGGCCCTTGTCAGAGATCCGCAGACCAAGGTGTATGCCTTCAGAGTCGATTTGGATTACTGTCGAGAATACGTGGGCAAGTGGGAAGCCAAGGGTTACGTTCAGTTAAAATCCGAAGCTCTCGTTTGGACTCCATATGTGATGGGCCGAACCAATGCCGTCAACTTTGAACTCGGCCCACcgatcaacaccatcgcaCCAAGGGAAGACGACGAGGCCAAGATTGACGAGGGAAATGGTACGGCTGCCATCGAGGATCATCAGCCAATGGTCAATGGGGAGAAGCACGATGCGTCTGCTCCTGAAGCAGTCGCAGATGCAGACGGTGATGCTTCAATGAACATTAATAGAGAACAACCCCAGGAGTCTCCAGTCGAGAACCACTGTGCGGAGCCAGTGCCAGTCCAGTCTATTGAAGATGTGGCACCCGGGCAAGAGAAAGATAAGGACGTTGAAATGGAAGATGCAAAAGCCGCAGGCCCCCCGGCTTGGCTACAACCATATCAGAACATTCCGTTCACCCGCTTTGAAGTCTTTCCTGCCGTACCTGGTGGTCGACGAGAAAGAGCTCGGCCAAGTGTCAGTCGACCGACTGTCCCTCGCCCAGCCAGTAGTGCTCCCAGACCGAAGCGTCCCAGCAACAGCCATCGGCCATCCTCGTCTAGACCCAAGAGTTCAAAGAAAAAGACTGGAGGGACCGGTCGTGGACCAGGTAGATGGCCAAAGGGAACAAAGAAATCTGATTACGGTAACGCTACCAGTGGCCCTGGTCTACCGCCCGGCTGGGTCGATCGACAAGCCAAATTGCAAGCTGTCACGGAAGGCAAGGACCCAGAACAGGAGGTAGCAGTTCAAGactcagcagcagaagacTCGGTCGTTGTCTCGACGAAGACTAACGGTGCTAAAGTCAATGGAATTACTGCAAATACTGTGGGATCGGGATCAACGGAAGGGGCTGCTAAAGGAGAGGACGTGGATGCTGAAGGAGAGGATATCTAATTTTATTGAAAGCGGTCGATTACAGGAAGGCTTGGGGTTACGGATGTACTATATACCTTGGTAGGATCGGCGTGGGTTGCTTTATTGGCTTGATCTCGCCAGAGATAGGGGTCGTTGTTTGTAGCAAGCGTATTGTTATTGAAATACTAGACAAGACAGGTCATGGGATGGAATCATGCTTCTTGGAGGTTAAAGGCATgaggaacaggaacaggaatAGGAATAAGAATAGGATTTTTAACAAAGGAAATTTGTATTAGCGAGTGTCTATGAATGCTGAGAGAGAGAACTATGTGACTTACCTATTGTTAGTTTATGTTTTGTCTGGTATAATGGTAGCCTCGACAGGTTTGCTAAAGACGTCCAGCGCCTTTGACTGCAGAAGTCCAAGATAGGCTTTGTACATGCGTTGAAAGTCGGATCTTTTGACAGATCCTTCGATCGAGCACTTTTCGAACGAGTGGTGAGTGGTTTTCTCAGTTAGTTTGACAACTGACCTGCCACAGATGAAGGTGTTCTTACCATGCCACCCTTCACTGCGGATAGCCATGAGCGGTTTGCGATGGGTATCACCATCTTCAGGCTCCTCGTCATCGATATCACGAATATCCATGTACTCGTCTGCCATGCCTCCACGGTTCTCAAGACCTTTGCCGTTGTAACTGTAAATGGGCAGGCAAACGGCATGGTCTCCCCAAATCTCGATGGTGATCATCTTGCGGTACTTGGAGTAGATGGGGCCGAAGCCAGAGACTGCTGTGTGATACTTTGTTGTTGATACTTTGTCGTCGCGGTTCTGGCTATGGAAAGGAGCCGAGATGATGGTTCCAGGCCCGAGTTCGTTGAGTTTTCGCCTCTGGTCAGTTGGACGCATGTGAACGCTGACAGTCTCTCCGAGGCTGAGGTCAAGATGAGCCTGATGCACTCCGTAGAAGGATTGGCCGTCCTGTCCAACGTCTTTTGTCAGTGCACAGCGTCTGAGATACGCAACATCGCTTCCAAGGTTAGAAGAAACAGAGCTTCTTGCAGAGGAAGCAGAGCGCGTTGACGTGGCGTCTGAGtctcgacgacgacgacgtcGATAAGATACAGGTTCTGGAGTAGTCAGTTCAACAGGATGAGAAGTAGGTAGCCCCTTGTTGTTTGAGTGGAATTGAGTGTAGAACTTGGCTGCCAGGTTACGAAGCTGCCAGCTACAGTCCTTACACTCCCAGTCGTCAGCCGCAGAGTGAAGAGAAGACATGAGAAAAGAAACAGAGTCTTTCTGCTCAACGTGAAGCCATGTCTCTTCCTGTTTCCTGGTTGGTCGGTTGGGTTCGTTCGGTGA
The window above is part of the Fusarium oxysporum f. sp. lycopersici 4287 chromosome 8, whole genome shotgun sequence genome. Proteins encoded here:
- a CDS encoding histone acetyltransferase; this encodes MTGAQTMAEELPHSVMVSDEDAEYETAGETGGETTIIASRPNGGKGSSGTNQAPAENGDSEFGDHDASGEDVDASGEEDNDYMAPPQTSSHDSVGPPQDGDEEDHENVEGDEEHEEDDVDAEEEEDVDAEGEDYEEDEGVGAVKFQPGTRSDDDDDSESDKSESPSANDEESDEEAAWEDAAEAEEDHEDEETAASSNCIFCGHNEDEDPSEEFEVYLACVRCGGNAHQQCARDAAAMSADNTPEIWKCPECFSKESDVGSEDEEMEDHDVDHNADIHSQQSDVPEVPGEHESGQHVNDDEDASSQSDNDSELDEEPIDAPRSLRKRKSSSLEDDGNGLSLRKRRRNQSQDAGSESTARNGSAEPGRHHPPRTVRLKVPRPPPVSIEKRTRTSLVLKLHVKPGNLKEILSRKKREKRRQPGSATRPTPQRPALAATPAPAARANLTAAAISNLPTPFTSDNYSQPFYSFYDREADEMKGKPYGGILTEAEADTSKTLPDEDDRNKFTSTLKKAEDDWRARLLLAMQEDPNPPVRKSKKAGNNGSEIECIDFGGWEIDTWYAAPYPAEYSINRVLYICEFCLKYMNSDYVAWRHKLKCPAKHPPGDEIYRHGSVSVFEVDGRKNPVYCQNLCLLAKLFLGSKTLYYDVEPFLFYVLCEYNETGYHFVGYFSKEKRASSQNNVSCILTLPIHQRKGYGNLLIDFSYLLTKVEEKTGSPEKPLSDMGLVSYRNYWRLVLCRYFLKVMENEKHATEGLSIKRISADTGMTPDDVISALEGLRALVRDPQTKVYAFRVDLDYCREYVGKWEAKGYVQLKSEALVWTPYVMGRTNAVNFELGPPINTIAPREDDEAKIDEGNGTAAIEDHQPMVNGEKHDASAPEAVADADGDASMNINREQPQESPVENHCAEPVPVQSIEDVAPGQEKDKDVEMEDAKAAGPPAWLQPYQNIPFTRFEVFPAVPGGRRERARPSVSRPTVPRPASSAPRPKRPSNSHRPSSSRPKSSKKKTGGTGRGPGRWPKGTKKSDYGNATSGPGLPPGWVDRQAKLQAVTEGKDPEQEVAVQDSAAEDSVVVSTKTNGAKVNGITANTVGSGSTEGAAKGEDVDAEGEDI